The following proteins come from a genomic window of Sander vitreus isolate 19-12246 chromosome 14, sanVit1, whole genome shotgun sequence:
- the fam133b gene encoding protein FAM133 isoform X3, which yields MGKRDNRVAYINPIAAARARGPANNAGPTIQDYLGRPRPTWEELKEQLEKKKKGSRALADFEDKMNVKWRKELAKNREKLLGGSDKDKEKDKKTTDKEKEEKKEKKEKKKKEKKKPSRHSSSSSSSSSSDSPSSSSSESEDVDEKKSVKKKRKRKKSSARRASDSSEEESDAESKKKKKRIKEEGDKDKEDRSRKRKRKAERSCKDSSSESSAYSEGEEAEAKKKKRSSEEKEKITDRSKKKRKKKHKKHSRKKKKKAASQSDPELD from the exons ATGGGCAAAAGGGATAATCGAGTG GCTTACATTAACCCCATTGCTGCTGCACGAGCCAGGGGACCGGCAAATAACGCTGGACCAACTATACAAGATTATTTAGGCAGACCTCGACCAACATG GGAAGAGTTAAAGGAGCagctggagaagaagaagaagggctCTCGAGCCCTGGCTGACTTTGAGGACAAAATGAACGTG AAATGGAGAAAAGAACTGgcaaaaaacagagagaagttGTTAGGTGGAAGTgataaagacaaagagaaagacaaGAAGACCACAGACAaggaaaaagaggagaagaaagagaaaaaagag aaaaagaagaaagagaagaagaaacccAGCAGG CattcttcatcttcctcttcctcatcgaGTTCTGATTCCCCCAGCAGCTCCTCCTCAGAATCTGAAGACGTG GATGAAAAGAAGAGTGTGAAGAAAAAGCGGAAGAGAAAGAAGTCATCGGCAAGGAGAGCATCGGACAGCTCAGAGGAAGAATCGGATGCTGAAAGCaag aagaaaaagaaaagaatcaagGAAGAAGGAGACAAAGATAAG GAGGACAGGAGCCGTAAGAGAAAAAGGAAGGCCGAGCGAAGTTGCAAGGACTCATCCTCAGAGTCCTCTGCATACTCTGAAGGGGAAGAG GCTGAAgccaagaagaaaaagagaagtagCGAGGAAAAGGAGAAAATCACA GACAGATccaagaagaagaggaaaaagaagcacaagaaacacagcagaaaaaagaaaaagaaggcagCATCTCAGTCAGACCCTGAGCTCGACTAG
- the fam133b gene encoding protein FAM133 isoform X7: MGKRDNRVAYINPIAAARARGPANNAGPTIQDYLGRPRPTWEELKEQLEKKKKGSRALADFEDKMNVKWRKELAKNREKLLGGSDKDKEKDKKTTDKEKEEKKEKKEKKKKEKKKPSRHSSSSSSSSSSDSPSSSSSESEDVDEKKSVKKKRKRKKSSARRASDSSEEESDAESKKKKKRIKEEGDKDKM, translated from the exons ATGGGCAAAAGGGATAATCGAGTG GCTTACATTAACCCCATTGCTGCTGCACGAGCCAGGGGACCGGCAAATAACGCTGGACCAACTATACAAGATTATTTAGGCAGACCTCGACCAACATG GGAAGAGTTAAAGGAGCagctggagaagaagaagaagggctCTCGAGCCCTGGCTGACTTTGAGGACAAAATGAACGTG AAATGGAGAAAAGAACTGgcaaaaaacagagagaagttGTTAGGTGGAAGTgataaagacaaagagaaagacaaGAAGACCACAGACAaggaaaaagaggagaagaaagagaaaaaagag aaaaagaagaaagagaagaagaaacccAGCAGG CattcttcatcttcctcttcctcatcgaGTTCTGATTCCCCCAGCAGCTCCTCCTCAGAATCTGAAGACGTG GATGAAAAGAAGAGTGTGAAGAAAAAGCGGAAGAGAAAGAAGTCATCGGCAAGGAGAGCATCGGACAGCTCAGAGGAAGAATCGGATGCTGAAAGCaag aagaaaaagaaaagaatcaagGAAGAAGGAGACAAAGATAAG ATGTGA
- the fam133b gene encoding protein FAM133 isoform X6, whose translation MGKRDNRVAYINPIAAARARGPANNAGPTIQDYLGRPRPTWEELKEQLEKKKKGSRALADFEDKMNVKWRKELAKNREKLLGGSDKDKEKDKKTTDKEKEEKKEKKEKKKKEKKKPSRHSSSSSSSSSSDSPSSSSSESEDVDEKKSVKKKRKRKKSSARRASDSSEEESDAESKKKKRIKEEGDKDKAEAKKKKRSSEEKEKITDRSKKKRKKKHKKHSRKKKKKAASQSDPELD comes from the exons ATGGGCAAAAGGGATAATCGAGTG GCTTACATTAACCCCATTGCTGCTGCACGAGCCAGGGGACCGGCAAATAACGCTGGACCAACTATACAAGATTATTTAGGCAGACCTCGACCAACATG GGAAGAGTTAAAGGAGCagctggagaagaagaagaagggctCTCGAGCCCTGGCTGACTTTGAGGACAAAATGAACGTG AAATGGAGAAAAGAACTGgcaaaaaacagagagaagttGTTAGGTGGAAGTgataaagacaaagagaaagacaaGAAGACCACAGACAaggaaaaagaggagaagaaagagaaaaaagag aaaaagaagaaagagaagaagaaacccAGCAGG CattcttcatcttcctcttcctcatcgaGTTCTGATTCCCCCAGCAGCTCCTCCTCAGAATCTGAAGACGTG GATGAAAAGAAGAGTGTGAAGAAAAAGCGGAAGAGAAAGAAGTCATCGGCAAGGAGAGCATCGGACAGCTCAGAGGAAGAATCGGATGCTGAAAGCaag aaaaagaaaagaatcaagGAAGAAGGAGACAAAGATAAG GCTGAAgccaagaagaaaaagagaagtagCGAGGAAAAGGAGAAAATCACA GACAGATccaagaagaagaggaaaaagaagcacaagaaacacagcagaaaaaagaaaaagaaggcagCATCTCAGTCAGACCCTGAGCTCGACTAG
- the fam133b gene encoding protein FAM133 isoform X1: MGKRDNRVAYINPIAAARARGPANNAGPTIQDYLGRPRPTWEELKEQLEKKKKGSRALADFEDKMNVKWRKELAKNREKLLGGSDKDKEKDKKTTDKEKEEKKEKKEKKKKEKKKPSRHSSSSSSSSSSDSPSSSSSESEDVDEKKSVKKKRKRKKSSARRASDSSEEESDAESKKKKKRIKEEGDKDKEDRSRKRKRKAERSCKDSSSESSAYSEGEEVAEAKKKKRSSEEKEKITDRSKKKRKKKHKKHSRKKKKKAASQSDPELD; encoded by the exons ATGGGCAAAAGGGATAATCGAGTG GCTTACATTAACCCCATTGCTGCTGCACGAGCCAGGGGACCGGCAAATAACGCTGGACCAACTATACAAGATTATTTAGGCAGACCTCGACCAACATG GGAAGAGTTAAAGGAGCagctggagaagaagaagaagggctCTCGAGCCCTGGCTGACTTTGAGGACAAAATGAACGTG AAATGGAGAAAAGAACTGgcaaaaaacagagagaagttGTTAGGTGGAAGTgataaagacaaagagaaagacaaGAAGACCACAGACAaggaaaaagaggagaagaaagagaaaaaagag aaaaagaagaaagagaagaagaaacccAGCAGG CattcttcatcttcctcttcctcatcgaGTTCTGATTCCCCCAGCAGCTCCTCCTCAGAATCTGAAGACGTG GATGAAAAGAAGAGTGTGAAGAAAAAGCGGAAGAGAAAGAAGTCATCGGCAAGGAGAGCATCGGACAGCTCAGAGGAAGAATCGGATGCTGAAAGCaag aagaaaaagaaaagaatcaagGAAGAAGGAGACAAAGATAAG GAGGACAGGAGCCGTAAGAGAAAAAGGAAGGCCGAGCGAAGTTGCAAGGACTCATCCTCAGAGTCCTCTGCATACTCTGAAGGGGAAGAGGTA GCTGAAgccaagaagaaaaagagaagtagCGAGGAAAAGGAGAAAATCACA GACAGATccaagaagaagaggaaaaagaagcacaagaaacacagcagaaaaaagaaaaagaaggcagCATCTCAGTCAGACCCTGAGCTCGACTAG
- the fam133b gene encoding protein FAM133 isoform X4: MGKRDNRVAYINPIAAARARGPANNAGPTIQDYLGRPRPTWEELKEQLEKKKKGSRALADFEDKMNVKWRKELAKNREKLLGGSDKDKEKDKKTTDKEKEEKKEKKEKKKKEKKKPSRHSSSSSSSSSSDSPSSSSSESEDVDEKKSVKKKRKRKKSSARRASDSSEEESDAESKKKKKRIKEEGDKDKEDRSRKRKRKAERSCKDSSSESSAYSEGEEDRSKKKRKKKHKKHSRKKKKKAASQSDPELD, from the exons ATGGGCAAAAGGGATAATCGAGTG GCTTACATTAACCCCATTGCTGCTGCACGAGCCAGGGGACCGGCAAATAACGCTGGACCAACTATACAAGATTATTTAGGCAGACCTCGACCAACATG GGAAGAGTTAAAGGAGCagctggagaagaagaagaagggctCTCGAGCCCTGGCTGACTTTGAGGACAAAATGAACGTG AAATGGAGAAAAGAACTGgcaaaaaacagagagaagttGTTAGGTGGAAGTgataaagacaaagagaaagacaaGAAGACCACAGACAaggaaaaagaggagaagaaagagaaaaaagag aaaaagaagaaagagaagaagaaacccAGCAGG CattcttcatcttcctcttcctcatcgaGTTCTGATTCCCCCAGCAGCTCCTCCTCAGAATCTGAAGACGTG GATGAAAAGAAGAGTGTGAAGAAAAAGCGGAAGAGAAAGAAGTCATCGGCAAGGAGAGCATCGGACAGCTCAGAGGAAGAATCGGATGCTGAAAGCaag aagaaaaagaaaagaatcaagGAAGAAGGAGACAAAGATAAG GAGGACAGGAGCCGTAAGAGAAAAAGGAAGGCCGAGCGAAGTTGCAAGGACTCATCCTCAGAGTCCTCTGCATACTCTGAAGGGGAAGAG GACAGATccaagaagaagaggaaaaagaagcacaagaaacacagcagaaaaaagaaaaagaaggcagCATCTCAGTCAGACCCTGAGCTCGACTAG
- the fam133b gene encoding protein FAM133 isoform X5 — protein sequence MGKRDNRVAYINPIAAARARGPANNAGPTIQDYLGRPRPTWEELKEQLEKKKKGSRALADFEDKMNVKWRKELAKNREKLLGGSDKDKEKDKKTTDKEKEEKKEKKEKKKKEKKKPSRHSSSSSSSSSSDSPSSSSSESEDVDEKKSVKKKRKRKKSSARRASDSSEEESDAESKKKKKRIKEEGDKDKAEAKKKKRSSEEKEKITDRSKKKRKKKHKKHSRKKKKKAASQSDPELD from the exons ATGGGCAAAAGGGATAATCGAGTG GCTTACATTAACCCCATTGCTGCTGCACGAGCCAGGGGACCGGCAAATAACGCTGGACCAACTATACAAGATTATTTAGGCAGACCTCGACCAACATG GGAAGAGTTAAAGGAGCagctggagaagaagaagaagggctCTCGAGCCCTGGCTGACTTTGAGGACAAAATGAACGTG AAATGGAGAAAAGAACTGgcaaaaaacagagagaagttGTTAGGTGGAAGTgataaagacaaagagaaagacaaGAAGACCACAGACAaggaaaaagaggagaagaaagagaaaaaagag aaaaagaagaaagagaagaagaaacccAGCAGG CattcttcatcttcctcttcctcatcgaGTTCTGATTCCCCCAGCAGCTCCTCCTCAGAATCTGAAGACGTG GATGAAAAGAAGAGTGTGAAGAAAAAGCGGAAGAGAAAGAAGTCATCGGCAAGGAGAGCATCGGACAGCTCAGAGGAAGAATCGGATGCTGAAAGCaag aagaaaaagaaaagaatcaagGAAGAAGGAGACAAAGATAAG GCTGAAgccaagaagaaaaagagaagtagCGAGGAAAAGGAGAAAATCACA GACAGATccaagaagaagaggaaaaagaagcacaagaaacacagcagaaaaaagaaaaagaaggcagCATCTCAGTCAGACCCTGAGCTCGACTAG
- the fam133b gene encoding protein FAM133 isoform X2, which translates to MGKRDNRVAYINPIAAARARGPANNAGPTIQDYLGRPRPTWEELKEQLEKKKKGSRALADFEDKMNVKWRKELAKNREKLLGGSDKDKEKDKKTTDKEKEEKKEKKEKKKKEKKKPSRHSSSSSSSSSSDSPSSSSSESEDVDEKKSVKKKRKRKKSSARRASDSSEEESDAESKKKKRIKEEGDKDKEDRSRKRKRKAERSCKDSSSESSAYSEGEEVAEAKKKKRSSEEKEKITDRSKKKRKKKHKKHSRKKKKKAASQSDPELD; encoded by the exons ATGGGCAAAAGGGATAATCGAGTG GCTTACATTAACCCCATTGCTGCTGCACGAGCCAGGGGACCGGCAAATAACGCTGGACCAACTATACAAGATTATTTAGGCAGACCTCGACCAACATG GGAAGAGTTAAAGGAGCagctggagaagaagaagaagggctCTCGAGCCCTGGCTGACTTTGAGGACAAAATGAACGTG AAATGGAGAAAAGAACTGgcaaaaaacagagagaagttGTTAGGTGGAAGTgataaagacaaagagaaagacaaGAAGACCACAGACAaggaaaaagaggagaagaaagagaaaaaagag aaaaagaagaaagagaagaagaaacccAGCAGG CattcttcatcttcctcttcctcatcgaGTTCTGATTCCCCCAGCAGCTCCTCCTCAGAATCTGAAGACGTG GATGAAAAGAAGAGTGTGAAGAAAAAGCGGAAGAGAAAGAAGTCATCGGCAAGGAGAGCATCGGACAGCTCAGAGGAAGAATCGGATGCTGAAAGCaag aaaaagaaaagaatcaagGAAGAAGGAGACAAAGATAAG GAGGACAGGAGCCGTAAGAGAAAAAGGAAGGCCGAGCGAAGTTGCAAGGACTCATCCTCAGAGTCCTCTGCATACTCTGAAGGGGAAGAGGTA GCTGAAgccaagaagaaaaagagaagtagCGAGGAAAAGGAGAAAATCACA GACAGATccaagaagaagaggaaaaagaagcacaagaaacacagcagaaaaaagaaaaagaaggcagCATCTCAGTCAGACCCTGAGCTCGACTAG
- the LOC144528628 gene encoding progranulin-like encodes MLRISLWPLVGVFVWGFASCSITCPDGHICSDFATCCMSKHGYSCCQYPNAVCCSDLAHCCPPGFHCDLVTQMCEKEPWMKIPMVKKENAEKPSTPVLPVSLLQELENNHVPDQKKSSVVYCDNYHTCPDGTTCCKHPAGTWFCCLYTFGRCCMDGFHCCPYGYNCDLTYTHCVRQGLRYPFTPKQNLPSVPASLISTSEDKSSLQETPMTALTKASGGNTDAGVIRCDPKFYCSAGTTCCKGSTGRWNCCPFPLGQCCSDGRHCCEYGYNCDAASQSCIKWYSHIPSGVQEHAKTD; translated from the exons ATGTTGAGGATATCTCTGTGGCCGTTAGTGGGAGTGTTTGTGTGGGGGTTTGCTTCCTGCTCCATCACATGTCCTGATGGGCACATCTGTTCTGATTTCGCCACCTGCTGTATGTCTAAGCATGGATATAGCTGCTGTCAATATCCAAAT GCTGTGTGTTGCTCTGACTTGGCCCACTGCTGCCCTCCAGGGTTTCACTGTGACCTGGTTACCCAGATGTGTGAGAAAGAGCCATGGATGAAGATACCCATGGTGAAGAAAGAGAATGCAGAGAAACCGAGCACTCCTGTTCTACCTGTATCTCTCCTTCAGGAGCTCGAAAACAACCATGTGCCAGACCAAAAAAAGAGCTCAGTTGTCTATTGTGACAACTATCACACGTGTCCCGATGGCACTACCTGCTGCAAACACCCAGCAGGCACCTGGTTCTGTTGCCTGTATACTTTT GGCAGGTGTTGTATGGATGGCTTCCACTGTTGTCCTTATGGCTACAACTGTGACCTCACTTATACGCACTGTGTGAGGCAAGGCCTGAGATATCCTTTCACCCCAAAGCAAAATCTGCCTTCAGTCCCTGCCTCTCTCATTTCAACTTCAGAGGACAAAAGCAGCTTGCAAGAG ACACCAATGACAGCTCTGACAAAAGCCAGTGGCGGCAACACTGATGCTGGGGTCATTCGCTGTGATCCCAAGTTTTACTGCTCAGCAGGGACAACTTGCTGCAAAGGATCGACAGGCCGTTGGAACTGCTGTCCCTTCCCACTG GGCCAGTGTTGTTCAGATGGTCGGCATTGCTGCGAGTATGGATATAATTGCGACGCTGCCTCCCAGTCATGCATAAAATGGTACTCTCACATCCCCTCAGGAGTGCAGGAACACGCCAAAACAGACTGA